One region of Eretmochelys imbricata isolate rEreImb1 chromosome 2, rEreImb1.hap1, whole genome shotgun sequence genomic DNA includes:
- the TMEM176B gene encoding transmembrane protein 176B has product MRRPVTWCLISLPSAAGHASWARQEEAWSSAAAAERGGIGSASARGAPERLPETGRGASQPFHSPVPPKRPAPRLRFAPGAESRPQTPTGETGRGVSGRTAHAPCRAFRGREERGAAHSAVAERPAGGSASGLRMPTSVVKVNDMEVSTEGSDKTVINITVNQESCLAFLVRSMLQRRAKPWAPTSQGLAKGRYRGEQKVLGACQVLLGIVCGAIGVMLCFAPHTEEISSGSPFWTGSLFIISGVFCIVSEKRGTGCWVWLALLFTLASIVSATVAVIIGARDMTWSFTFTEGSYLCGPASPSPTGSEDFWRPQDCRFKFRRLENLFRGVRLLLLLTMATGLCMTLYSFLYGCWALCCRKQDWAEGTGGKEPLLSSDSILPPDEEKAQAGQDI; this is encoded by the exons ATGCGGCGCCCAGTCACATGGTGCCTGATCTCCCTGCCCAGCGCAGCCGGTCACGCTTCCTGGGCCAGGCAGGAAGAGGCATGGAGCTCGGCCGCGGCTGCTGAGCGAGGCGGCATCGGATCAGCCTCTGCCCGCGGGGCCCCGGAGCGGTTGCCCGAGACAGGACGCGGGGCCTCGCAGCCCTTCCATAGCCCCGTGCCCCCGAAACG ACCCGCCCCCCGGCTCCGATTCGCCCCCGGCGCCGAGAGCCGCCCGCAGACGCCGACGGGGGAGACTGGCAGGGGCGTCAGCGGGCGAACCGCGCATGCTCCGTGCCGCGCATTCCGAGGCAGGGAGGAGCGCGGCGCTGCGCACTCAGCTGTCGCGGAGCGGCCGGCGGGAGGGTCGGCG AGCGGGCTCAGGATGCCGACCAGCGTGGTGAAGGTGAATGACATGGAGGTTTCCACTGAGGGCTCGGACAAGACCGTCATCAACATCACCGTCAACCAGGAGTCGTGCCTGGCCTTCCTGGTCAGGTCCATGCTCCAGAGAAGGGCCAAGCCTTGGGCACCCACCAGCCAGGGCCTTGCCAAGGGCCGCTACCGCGGGGAGCAGAAAGTGCTTGGG GCCTGCCAGGTGCTGCTCGGGATCGTGTGCGGGGCCATTGGCGTGATGCTCTGCTTTGCGCCGCACACGGAGGAGATCTCGTCGGGATCCCCGTTCTGGACAGGCTCTCTG TTCATCATCTCCGGAGTCTTTTGCATTGTGAGCGAAAAGCGTGGCACTGGCTGCTGG GTCTGGCTAGCCTTGCTGTTCACCCTGGCCAGCATTGTCTCGGCGACCGTGGCTGTGATCATCGGGGCGCGGGATATGACGTGGTCTTTCACCTTCACCGAAGGCTCTTACCTGTGTGGCCCGGCCTCACCGTCGCCCACGGGCTCCGAAGATTTCTGGAGACCGCAGGACTGCAGGTTCAAGTTCAGGAGGCTTGAG AACCTGTTCCGGGGCGTgcggctgctcctgctgctgaccATGGCCACCGGCCTCTGCATGACCCTCTACTCCTTCCTCTACGGCTGCTGGGCcctgtgctgcaggaagcag GACTGGGCCGAGGGGACGGGGGGCAAGGAGCCGCTCCTGTCCTCTGACTCCATCCTCCCGCCGGACGAGGAGAAAGCCCAGGCTGGCCAGGATATCTGA